A portion of the Chelmon rostratus isolate fCheRos1 chromosome 15, fCheRos1.pri, whole genome shotgun sequence genome contains these proteins:
- the tmem54a gene encoding transmembrane protein 54a → MVNSGICCASLKDNKALMKMGLALVLAGHVNFLLGALVHGAVLRHINVHTQARTMVYAIANVIAIVAGLVGIISGITAIVLSKNKKNRILQWVLLVFSFLTGLLAVASTLGLSVSMVKAIIHKGWSLLTHCKFSDNDVGPSSSITYECPFDPTRIYGTTLILWVPLIFMSAVEMVFSFRCFAVCTSFLYLCPCRRRPIRAKRVRIQRAVETPSLPPAPDPESDAATEPAEQDELLDSVTAVEQSEWL, encoded by the exons ATGGTGAACTCAG GAATATGCTGTGCCAGCCTTAAGGACAACAAGGCCCTGATGAAGATGGGGCTGGCGCTGGTGCTGGCGGGCCACGTCAACTTCCTTCTTGGAGCACTGGTGCACGGCGCGGTGCTCAGGCACATCAACGTGCACACTCAGGCCAGGACCATGGTGTACGCCATCGCTAATGTCATCGCCATTGTGGCGGGCTTGGTG GGAATCATTAGTGGAATAACGGCCATCGTCCTGtccaaaaacaagaaaaacaggatCCTG CAGTGGGTCCTGTTGGTGTTCAGCTTCCTGACAGGTCTCTTGGCAGTCGCCTCCACCCTGGGCTTGTCAGTTTCTATGGTGAAAGCCATTATTCACAAAGGATGGAGCCTGCTAACGCACTGCAAGTTTTCTGACAATGATGTCGGCCCCTCTTCCAGCATCACATACGAATGCCCCTTTGACCCCACCCGTATTTAT GGGACCACACTCATCCTGTGGGTGCCTCTTATCTTTATGTCCGCGGTGGAGATGGTGTTCTCCTTCCGCTGCTTCGCTGTCTGCACCTCCTTCCTCTACCTCTGTCCATGCAGGAGAAGGCCGATCCGGGCTAAGAGG GTGCGTATTCAGAGAGCTGTCGAAACTCCGTCGTTGCCTCCAGCACCAGATCCAGAGAGCGACGCCGCGACCGAGCCTGCAGAGCAGGACGAACTGCTGGACAGCGTCACCGCAGTGGAGCAGAGTGAATGGCTCTGA